A window of Terriglobus sp. RCC_193 contains these coding sequences:
- a CDS encoding type II toxin-antitoxin system RelE/ParE family toxin, protein MKRYEVLLTERAERELKSIWVYVRSRFSTEAADRFIQEVRSGYLELETAPFRGHIRVRDIREIGVAQRRVTINFRVQNETVTVVAIRYRGRQH, encoded by the coding sequence ATGAAGCGTTATGAAGTTCTGTTAACAGAGCGGGCTGAACGAGAACTAAAAAGCATCTGGGTTTACGTAAGAAGTCGCTTCAGCACAGAAGCGGCAGACCGCTTTATTCAAGAAGTTCGATCCGGTTATCTCGAGCTTGAAACGGCCCCGTTTCGTGGGCATATTCGCGTACGTGACATCCGCGAAATTGGAGTCGCGCAGCGGCGCGTCACCATCAATTTTCGAGTGCAGAATGAGACCGTCACGGTTGTTGCTATCCGCTATCGCGGACGCCAACACTGA
- a CDS encoding zinc ribbon domain-containing protein: protein MVWKTEQSQRSDVGQSDDDLKMIPLWSVILSVLVFAGIQLLSYGYFGGPPPGGPRHGNPIMHAIGSYSWGAALASYVLLIGYISRDVKRRNMRPALWMLIVLVMPGGIGAIVYFLLRQPILSRCPSCRAEVASDFHFCPQCQFQMKPVCGQCFRGVHITDVYCTNCGHDLAEDAMPARLRSYSD, encoded by the coding sequence ATGGTGTGGAAGACGGAACAGAGCCAGCGATCGGACGTGGGGCAGAGCGACGATGATCTGAAAATGATTCCGCTCTGGTCGGTCATCCTGTCTGTTCTGGTGTTTGCCGGCATCCAGCTTCTCAGTTACGGATATTTTGGAGGCCCCCCTCCCGGAGGGCCTCGTCACGGCAACCCCATCATGCATGCCATCGGCAGCTATAGCTGGGGAGCCGCTCTAGCCAGCTATGTTCTGCTGATTGGGTACATCAGCCGCGACGTCAAACGCCGCAACATGCGTCCCGCACTGTGGATGCTCATTGTGCTGGTGATGCCGGGTGGCATTGGCGCCATCGTTTACTTCCTTCTGCGCCAGCCCATCCTGAGCCGCTGCCCTTCGTGCCGCGCAGAAGTCGCCAGCGACTTCCACTTCTGCCCACAGTGCCAGTTCCAGATGAAGCCCGTCTGCGGCCAGTGCTTCCGCGGCGTACACATCACCGACGTGTACTGCACCAACTGCGGCCACGATCTGGCAGAAGATGCGATGCCCGCCCGCCTGCGCTCCTACAGTGACTAA
- a CDS encoding RNA polymerase sigma factor: MLEASEQENAAIAYGLKQQDPELLDRLIDTYQHRLMRYLTFLTGKRETAEDLFQETWMRVLLRGAQYNGKARFDTWLFTIARNLAIDLSRKRTMTSLDELQDPGNDERPFEIAIDGPSPFEQFCSREDAAEVSAVLLDLHASYREVLVLRFHEEMALEEIAAVTKSPLSTVKSRLYRGLAALKPQIEKLRRERNLVPRTAAQGGLS, encoded by the coding sequence ATGCTGGAAGCCAGCGAGCAGGAAAACGCGGCGATCGCGTACGGCCTGAAACAGCAGGACCCCGAGCTTCTGGATCGCCTGATCGACACCTATCAGCACCGCCTGATGCGTTACCTGACCTTCCTCACCGGCAAACGCGAAACCGCCGAAGACCTCTTTCAGGAAACCTGGATGCGCGTGCTGCTGCGCGGCGCACAGTACAACGGCAAGGCCCGCTTTGATACGTGGCTGTTCACCATCGCCCGTAACCTGGCCATTGATCTCTCGCGCAAACGCACCATGACATCGCTGGATGAACTGCAGGACCCGGGCAATGATGAGCGCCCCTTCGAGATTGCAATCGACGGGCCTTCGCCGTTTGAGCAGTTTTGCTCGCGCGAAGATGCCGCAGAAGTAAGCGCCGTGCTGCTGGACCTGCACGCGTCCTATCGCGAAGTGCTGGTACTGCGCTTCCATGAGGAAATGGCGCTGGAAGAGATTGCAGCTGTCACGAAGTCTCCGCTTTCCACGGTGAAGTCGCGCTTGTATCGCGGCCTGGCCGCGCTGAAGCCGCAGATTGAGAAGCTCCGTCGCGAGCGGAACCTCGTCCCAAGGACGGCCGCTCAGGGAGGGCTCTCTTGA
- the rlmB gene encoding 23S rRNA (guanosine(2251)-2'-O)-methyltransferase RlmB has product MEILFGLHPVTEAVRVRPQDLDHVTVLSGPSNPRVAALLDLCRAARVRVSHGSREELQRMSRSENHGGAVAFLKERKLLTIEDLIHSGGDAKRFFLALDGVEDPHNMGALLRTADGAGVDGVLLPERRSAPLSGAAAKASAGATEHVRAAKVTNLVRSLEELKKHNIWIIGLDERGTMDYDQFDFNTDICLVMGREGAGLHDLTKRTCDFLLRIPMAGAVPSLNVSVAGAVVMYEAARQRRVKQHPAAEVPAKASKPRKGLGS; this is encoded by the coding sequence ATGGAGATTCTCTTCGGGCTCCATCCCGTCACCGAAGCCGTCCGCGTACGGCCCCAAGACCTGGACCACGTCACTGTCCTTTCCGGCCCGTCCAACCCACGTGTTGCCGCCCTGCTGGACCTTTGTCGCGCAGCCCGTGTTCGTGTCAGTCATGGCAGCCGGGAAGAGTTGCAGCGCATGAGCCGAAGCGAAAACCACGGTGGCGCGGTGGCGTTCCTGAAAGAGCGCAAGTTGCTGACGATTGAAGACTTAATTCATTCCGGTGGCGATGCGAAGCGGTTCTTCCTGGCGCTGGATGGGGTGGAAGATCCTCACAATATGGGCGCCCTGCTGCGTACGGCGGATGGCGCTGGCGTGGATGGGGTGCTGCTGCCGGAGCGACGGTCGGCTCCCCTGAGCGGCGCCGCGGCCAAGGCGTCTGCCGGGGCAACTGAGCATGTTCGCGCGGCGAAAGTTACCAATCTGGTGCGCTCCCTGGAGGAGCTGAAGAAGCACAATATCTGGATCATCGGGCTGGACGAGCGCGGCACCATGGACTATGACCAGTTCGACTTCAACACGGACATCTGCCTGGTGATGGGGCGCGAGGGGGCAGGGCTGCATGACCTGACGAAGCGCACCTGCGATTTCCTGCTGCGTATCCCGATGGCGGGGGCGGTGCCGTCGCTGAATGTGTCGGTGGCGGGAGCGGTTGTGATGTATGAGGCTGCACGCCAGCGGCGCGTGAAGCAGCATCCTGCTGCCGAAGTGCCTGCCAAAGCGTCCAAGCCACGGAAGGGTCTCGGCTCGTAG